A part of Streptomyces sp. NBC_01235 genomic DNA contains:
- a CDS encoding type I polyketide synthase: protein MTSTVPSPRSEPIAVVGMACRLPGAAGPTSFWELLREGRDGITEVPFDRWTAGGPSAPQPGNTGRGGFADGIGEFDAHFFGVSPREAASMDPQQRLMLELSWEAVEDAGIPAQDVEGSAAGVFFGAIAGDYDALLNQYGAGSITQHSFTGLQRGMIANRVSHLFGLEGPSLTLDSGQSSSLVAVHMACESLRSGELELALAGGVHLNLVQESALRADRFGVLSPDGRCYAFDSRANGFVRGEGGAVFVLKPLSRAVADGDDIICLILGSAVNNDGRGEAVGVPNPAAQSAVIRAAQRRARVQPGDIQYVELHGTGTARGDELEASALASVFAGSREPGSPLLVGSAKTNVGHLEGAAGAVGLLKAALSIKNGEIPGSLNYASPGPRPLHGEADLEVQRGRGPWPRPDQRSLAGVSSFGIGGTNCHVVLGPAPEAAGQDARRTAPEAMAWPLSAKSRPALEAKARDLAGQLTRSPDLRPEDVGLSLATTRSEMDFRAVVVAGGRSEFGAALDALAAGEAGTTTARGVARRPAKVVFVFPGQGSQWAGMALGLLESSQVFREELQACGRALAPYVDWSPADVLRAAPGAPGLDEVEVVQPLLFSVMVSLAAVWRAHGVEPDAVVGHSQGELAAAYVCGSLTLQEAARAVALRSRAIARIAGTGGLLSIALPADRVMPYLERSAGELSVAVVNSPRSTAVGGSPEALAALAAACERDGVRSRLILIDYASHSPQVEAIRDEVLDALKDVSPRRSDIPFFSSTDGGPLDTLGLDAGYWFRNLREAVQFERATRALLDSGHNVFIEVSPHPVLVAGMLDTIEDAAQASPDEPVEAAVVGTLQRDEGGVGRFLRSAAEAYVHGVPVDWAKGYAGTGARRVKLPGYPFERRRHWLAAPRTPVPGTSAPAALPAAPAEAVPEEQRAAERPQSGPIGEQEALDLVRRHAALLLGHDSAEAIDGRLAFRDLGFDSVSSVQLRQRLVEATGLKLPVGTVYDHPTPLALARRIRHLLSSSAGGEAAPPADAEDEDDPVVIVGMACRYPGGVASPEDLWRLVAEGEDAVGDFPADRGWDLEGLYHPSPEHRGTTYARFGGFLYDAARFDAAFFGVSPREAQGMDPQQRILLETGWEAFERAGIVPETVRGTRTGVFIGAMPSGYGPPLGEAPQDLEGYLLTGTSPSVLSGRLSYTFGLNGPAVTVDTACSSSLVALHLAVHALRRGECSMALAGGVAVMATPGMFLEFSRQRGLSPDGRCKAFSADADGTGWGEGAGVLLLERLSEARRRGHRVLAVVRGTATNQDGASNGLTAPNGPAQERVILDALAAARLTPGQVDVVEAHGTGTVLGDPIEAGALFATYGQDRPDGRPLWLGSLKSNTGHSQAAAGVGGIIKMVMAMQHGVMPRSLHSDRPSSHVDWSAGSVRLLQEAMPWERAEGPRRAGVSSFGISGTNAHVVIEEAPGPGPETRAPAPAPAPAPAPAPESVTGPVPLPLTARSAAALGAQANALRAHAAASDAGLLDLGHSLAATRSTFEHRAVVLASDRTELSGGLEALANGAPAGNVTQGAATPGRVAFLFTGQGSQYPGMGRDLYAAHPAFARALDEVCAHLDPHLGRPLRDVMFADEADGETALVNRTEWTQPTLFAFEVALFRLLEHWGVTPDHLLGHSVGEIAAAHVAGVLSLPDACLLVASRARLMGGLPDGGAMVSLEAAEHEVTEWIETHGAELDVAAVNGPDATVVAGDADWAVRIMAEWQRRGRRAKRLTVSHAFHSAKVEPMLGEFARVAETLDYRPPTLPVVSNLTGRPVEEATLCSAEYWVRHVRRPVRFLDGIRALEAAGVTKFLEVGPDGVLSSMARSCLTVTPSAVVTAAARRNRPAERTFLTALAALYVQGVEVDWAAGLSRAGGRTVALPTYAFERQSYWLTAPARSGTDLVGAGLEAADHPLLGAAVELPATDGVAYTARLSLDSHPWLADHVVLGTVLVPGAAFVEWAVHAAAGTGGGRVGELVLEAPMALHEGTALDVRVSVGGAQADGRREFTVHARPQDASRGEWTRHATGRLESADAGRPAAAPAAEQSWPPAGAVEVDLDGVYERFAERGLRYGSEFRGLRALWQLGDELLAEVELPGGEAEEAHGFRLHPVLLDAALHAVLAPVQEQDPALPFAWQGIETYAPSGRRLRVRATPLRQGGRSGELSVSLALADGTGRPVASVESLRLKRTTPEQLGRAIGQRQGELYRLEWPLVAAPAVPGGPEGRWAFLGSDHLGLTGMFKSAGVPVDVCPDLLALDSLVGAPEPPPAAVVVTCVGEKDTVDESVAAASRRALRLVQEWLTDERLAATRLVLVTAGAVATRADEEVSDSAGAAIWGLIRSAQTEHPGRFVLVDIEPGERGVDGLIGAITSGGPQTAVRSGAVREPRLAAVRGRRHPAAVGSGPWTPDGTVLITGGTGMLGSLLARHLVRRHGVRKLALLSRRGPAAPGAKVLVAELTALGAEVSVLACDAADRPALAEALARLRKDAPLSAVVHTAGILDDGIVTGLTPKRLQRVLRAKSTAALNLHELTTQDTLSAFVLFSSVIGMLGGAGQANYAAANSVLDALAHQRRALKLPAVSLAWGLWNPDAGLAASLSDVDIARMARSGLAPLSVQRGIELFDAALACDEPVLVPVAFNAEALRTRSGGLAKVLTGLAPAGAARPGTALRVSLRDRMVALPEAERPSALRTFVREQIAAVMGYASADAVEPEREIWDLGLDSLTALELTSRLTAAAGLRLPATLTFDHPSAAALSQYLLEVLTREAVPKQP, encoded by the coding sequence ATGACCAGCACTGTGCCGAGCCCCCGGAGCGAACCGATCGCCGTCGTCGGCATGGCCTGCCGGCTGCCCGGGGCAGCAGGGCCGACGAGCTTCTGGGAGCTGCTCCGCGAGGGACGGGACGGCATCACCGAGGTGCCCTTCGACCGTTGGACGGCGGGCGGGCCGTCCGCGCCGCAGCCCGGCAACACCGGCCGGGGCGGATTCGCGGACGGCATAGGCGAGTTCGACGCGCACTTCTTCGGCGTCTCGCCGCGGGAGGCCGCGTCGATGGACCCGCAGCAGCGGCTGATGCTGGAGCTGAGCTGGGAGGCCGTCGAGGATGCCGGCATACCCGCGCAGGACGTCGAGGGCAGCGCCGCCGGTGTCTTCTTCGGCGCCATCGCCGGTGACTACGACGCGCTGCTGAACCAGTACGGAGCGGGCAGCATCACGCAGCACTCCTTCACCGGGCTGCAGCGCGGCATGATCGCGAACCGGGTCTCGCACCTGTTCGGGCTGGAGGGCCCCAGCCTCACCCTCGACTCCGGGCAGTCCTCCTCACTGGTCGCCGTCCACATGGCCTGCGAGAGCCTGCGCTCCGGCGAGTTGGAACTCGCGCTCGCGGGTGGGGTGCATCTCAACCTCGTCCAGGAGTCGGCGTTGCGCGCCGACCGGTTCGGGGTGCTCTCGCCCGACGGCCGGTGCTACGCGTTCGATTCCCGGGCCAATGGGTTCGTCCGCGGCGAGGGTGGCGCGGTGTTCGTCCTGAAGCCGCTGTCCCGGGCGGTCGCCGACGGCGACGACATCATCTGTCTGATCCTCGGCAGCGCGGTCAACAACGACGGCCGGGGCGAGGCCGTCGGCGTGCCCAACCCGGCGGCCCAGAGCGCGGTCATCAGGGCGGCCCAGCGCCGCGCGCGGGTCCAGCCCGGCGACATCCAGTACGTCGAACTGCACGGCACCGGCACGGCACGCGGCGACGAGCTGGAGGCGTCCGCCCTGGCCTCGGTGTTCGCCGGATCGCGGGAGCCCGGCTCCCCCCTGCTCGTGGGGTCGGCGAAGACCAACGTGGGGCACCTGGAAGGCGCCGCCGGCGCTGTCGGACTGCTGAAGGCCGCCCTGAGCATCAAGAACGGTGAGATACCCGGGAGCCTGAACTACGCGTCGCCCGGGCCCCGCCCGCTCCATGGCGAGGCGGACCTCGAGGTGCAGCGCGGCCGCGGACCCTGGCCGCGTCCCGACCAGCGGTCGCTGGCCGGCGTCAGTTCCTTCGGTATCGGCGGGACCAACTGCCACGTCGTCCTCGGCCCGGCCCCCGAGGCCGCCGGGCAGGACGCGCGGCGGACGGCGCCGGAGGCCATGGCCTGGCCGCTCAGCGCCAAGAGCCGGCCGGCGCTCGAGGCCAAGGCACGTGACCTCGCCGGGCAGCTGACCCGCTCCCCGGATCTGCGGCCCGAGGACGTGGGCCTCTCGCTGGCCACGACGCGCTCGGAGATGGACTTTCGGGCAGTGGTCGTCGCTGGCGGCCGCAGCGAGTTCGGCGCGGCGCTCGACGCGCTCGCGGCGGGTGAGGCGGGCACCACCACGGCGCGCGGCGTCGCGCGGCGCCCGGCCAAGGTCGTGTTCGTCTTCCCCGGCCAGGGCTCGCAGTGGGCCGGCATGGCCCTCGGCCTGCTGGAGAGCTCCCAGGTCTTCCGGGAGGAACTGCAGGCGTGTGGACGGGCGCTGGCCCCGTACGTCGACTGGTCCCCGGCCGACGTGCTGCGCGCCGCCCCCGGAGCGCCGGGCCTGGACGAGGTGGAGGTCGTCCAGCCCCTGCTGTTCTCGGTCATGGTCTCGCTGGCCGCCGTGTGGCGCGCGCACGGCGTCGAACCCGACGCCGTGGTGGGCCACTCCCAGGGTGAACTGGCCGCCGCCTACGTCTGCGGTTCCCTGACCCTTCAGGAAGCCGCCCGCGCCGTCGCCCTGCGCAGCCGGGCCATCGCCAGGATCGCCGGGACCGGCGGGCTGCTGTCCATCGCCCTGCCGGCCGACCGCGTCATGCCCTATCTGGAACGCTCTGCGGGCGAACTGTCCGTGGCGGTGGTCAACAGCCCCCGGTCGACAGCCGTCGGCGGATCTCCCGAAGCGCTGGCCGCGCTGGCCGCCGCCTGCGAGCGGGACGGGGTGCGCAGTCGCCTGATCCTGATCGACTACGCCTCGCACTCGCCTCAGGTGGAGGCCATCCGCGACGAGGTGCTCGACGCGCTGAAGGACGTCTCTCCCCGCCGTTCGGACATCCCGTTCTTTTCCAGCACCGACGGCGGGCCGCTGGACACGCTCGGCCTGGACGCCGGGTACTGGTTCAGGAACCTGCGCGAGGCCGTGCAGTTCGAGCGCGCGACCAGGGCGCTGCTGGACTCGGGACACAACGTCTTCATCGAGGTGAGCCCGCATCCCGTGCTGGTGGCCGGGATGCTGGACACCATCGAGGACGCGGCGCAGGCGTCCCCCGACGAGCCCGTCGAAGCCGCCGTCGTCGGCACCCTGCAGCGGGACGAGGGTGGCGTCGGGCGCTTCCTGCGGTCCGCCGCCGAGGCCTATGTGCACGGTGTCCCGGTCGACTGGGCGAAGGGGTACGCCGGGACCGGCGCCCGCCGGGTCAAGCTGCCCGGCTACCCCTTCGAGCGCCGCCGGCACTGGCTGGCAGCCCCCCGGACACCGGTCCCCGGCACATCCGCCCCCGCTGCTCTGCCCGCCGCGCCTGCCGAAGCAGTACCGGAGGAGCAGCGGGCGGCCGAGCGGCCGCAGTCGGGACCGATCGGCGAGCAGGAGGCGCTGGACCTCGTCCGTCGGCACGCCGCGCTGCTCCTCGGACACGACAGTGCCGAGGCGATCGACGGCCGGCTGGCCTTCCGCGACCTGGGATTCGACTCCGTCAGCTCCGTCCAGCTGCGCCAGCGGCTCGTCGAGGCCACCGGCCTGAAGCTGCCCGTCGGCACCGTCTACGACCATCCGACGCCGCTCGCACTGGCCCGCAGGATCCGGCATCTGCTGTCGTCGTCCGCCGGCGGTGAAGCCGCCCCGCCGGCGGACGCGGAGGACGAGGACGACCCGGTCGTCATCGTCGGCATGGCCTGCCGCTATCCCGGCGGGGTGGCCTCCCCCGAGGATCTGTGGCGTCTCGTGGCGGAGGGCGAGGACGCCGTCGGGGACTTCCCGGCCGACCGCGGCTGGGACCTGGAGGGCCTGTACCACCCCTCACCGGAGCACCGGGGAACCACGTACGCGCGCTTCGGCGGATTCCTGTACGACGCCGCCCGGTTCGACGCGGCGTTCTTCGGCGTCAGCCCGCGTGAGGCGCAGGGCATGGACCCGCAGCAGCGCATTCTGCTGGAGACCGGCTGGGAGGCGTTCGAGCGGGCCGGCATCGTCCCCGAGACGGTACGCGGCACGCGCACGGGCGTCTTCATCGGGGCGATGCCCTCCGGGTACGGACCGCCGCTCGGCGAGGCACCGCAGGACCTGGAGGGCTATCTGCTGACGGGTACGAGCCCGAGCGTGCTGTCCGGCCGGCTCTCCTACACCTTCGGGCTCAACGGGCCGGCGGTGACGGTCGACACCGCCTGCTCGTCCTCGCTGGTCGCGCTCCACCTGGCAGTTCACGCCCTGCGCCGCGGTGAGTGCTCGATGGCGCTGGCCGGCGGGGTGGCCGTGATGGCGACGCCCGGCATGTTCCTGGAGTTCAGCCGCCAGCGCGGCCTGTCGCCCGACGGCCGGTGCAAGGCGTTCTCCGCCGATGCGGACGGCACGGGATGGGGCGAGGGCGCCGGCGTCCTGCTGCTGGAACGGCTCTCCGAGGCCCGCCGCCGCGGCCACCGCGTGCTCGCCGTGGTCCGTGGTACGGCGACGAACCAGGACGGCGCGAGCAACGGACTGACGGCACCGAACGGTCCCGCGCAGGAGCGGGTCATCCTGGACGCCCTGGCCGCGGCCCGGCTCACCCCCGGCCAGGTCGACGTCGTGGAGGCGCACGGCACGGGCACGGTCCTGGGTGATCCCATCGAAGCGGGCGCGCTGTTCGCCACGTACGGGCAGGACCGCCCCGACGGCCGTCCGCTGTGGCTGGGCTCGCTGAAGTCCAACACCGGCCACTCCCAGGCCGCGGCCGGAGTGGGCGGCATCATCAAGATGGTCATGGCGATGCAGCACGGCGTCATGCCGCGCTCGTTGCACAGCGACCGCCCCTCCTCCCACGTCGACTGGTCCGCGGGGAGCGTACGGCTGCTGCAGGAGGCGATGCCCTGGGAGCGGGCCGAGGGGCCCCGCCGGGCCGGCGTGTCGTCCTTCGGTATCAGCGGCACCAATGCCCACGTGGTGATCGAGGAGGCGCCGGGTCCCGGCCCCGAGACTCGTGCCCCGGCCCCGGCCCCGGCCCCGGCCCCGGCCCCGGCCCCGGAGTCGGTGACCGGGCCGGTACCGCTGCCGCTGACGGCCAGGAGCGCGGCCGCCCTGGGCGCCCAGGCGAACGCGCTCCGCGCCCACGCGGCGGCCTCGGACGCCGGTCTGCTCGACCTCGGCCACAGCCTGGCCGCCACCCGCTCGACGTTCGAACACCGGGCCGTGGTGCTCGCATCGGACCGTACCGAGCTCTCCGGCGGCCTGGAAGCCCTGGCGAACGGTGCCCCCGCCGGGAACGTGACACAGGGAGCGGCGACGCCCGGCCGGGTCGCCTTCCTCTTCACCGGCCAGGGCAGCCAGTACCCGGGCATGGGCCGCGACCTGTACGCGGCTCACCCCGCTTTCGCCCGGGCCCTGGACGAGGTCTGCGCGCATCTGGACCCCCACCTCGGACGCCCGCTCCGCGATGTGATGTTCGCCGACGAGGCGGACGGGGAAACGGCGCTCGTGAACCGTACGGAGTGGACCCAGCCGACCCTGTTCGCCTTCGAAGTGGCCCTGTTCCGACTGCTCGAACACTGGGGCGTCACCCCGGATCATCTGCTGGGCCATTCCGTCGGCGAGATCGCGGCCGCGCATGTGGCCGGAGTCCTGTCGCTGCCGGACGCCTGCCTCCTGGTGGCGAGCCGCGCCCGGCTGATGGGCGGGCTGCCGGACGGCGGGGCGATGGTGTCGCTGGAGGCGGCCGAGCACGAAGTCACCGAATGGATCGAGACGCACGGCGCCGAGTTGGACGTCGCGGCGGTCAACGGCCCGGACGCGACGGTCGTCGCGGGGGACGCGGACTGGGCGGTACGCATCATGGCGGAGTGGCAGCGGCGCGGCCGCCGGGCCAAGCGGCTGACCGTGAGCCACGCCTTCCACTCCGCGAAGGTGGAGCCGATGCTGGGCGAGTTCGCCCGGGTCGCCGAGACCCTCGACTACCGTCCGCCGACGCTGCCCGTCGTCTCCAACCTGACCGGCCGGCCGGTCGAGGAGGCGACGCTGTGCTCCGCCGAGTACTGGGTCCGGCACGTGCGCCGGCCCGTGCGGTTCCTGGACGGCATCAGGGCGCTGGAAGCGGCGGGAGTCACCAAGTTCCTCGAAGTCGGGCCCGACGGTGTGCTGTCGTCGATGGCGAGGAGCTGCCTGACGGTGACCCCGTCGGCCGTGGTGACGGCCGCCGCCCGCCGCAACCGGCCCGCTGAGCGGACGTTCCTCACCGCGCTCGCCGCGCTGTACGTCCAGGGGGTCGAGGTCGACTGGGCGGCCGGGCTGTCCCGGGCAGGGGGGCGCACCGTCGCGTTGCCGACCTATGCCTTCGAGCGGCAGTCCTACTGGTTGACCGCACCGGCGCGCAGCGGCACCGACCTCGTCGGCGCGGGGCTCGAAGCGGCGGACCACCCGCTGCTCGGTGCGGCGGTCGAACTGCCCGCCACCGACGGCGTCGCGTACACCGCCAGGCTGTCCCTGGACAGCCACCCCTGGCTGGCCGACCACGTCGTGCTCGGCACGGTCCTGGTCCCGGGCGCGGCGTTCGTCGAGTGGGCCGTGCACGCCGCCGCGGGAACGGGCGGTGGCCGGGTCGGCGAGCTGGTGCTCGAGGCGCCCATGGCCCTGCACGAGGGGACCGCGCTCGACGTACGGGTGAGCGTCGGTGGTGCGCAGGCGGACGGCCGCCGCGAATTCACCGTGCACGCACGGCCACAGGACGCGTCCCGCGGGGAGTGGACCCGGCACGCGACCGGCCGGCTGGAATCGGCGGACGCCGGGCGCCCGGCCGCCGCCCCGGCAGCGGAGCAGAGCTGGCCGCCCGCCGGTGCCGTCGAGGTGGACCTCGACGGTGTCTACGAGCGGTTCGCCGAACGTGGGCTGCGGTACGGCAGCGAGTTCCGCGGGCTGCGGGCCCTGTGGCAGCTCGGGGACGAGCTCCTCGCCGAAGTGGAACTCCCTGGCGGCGAGGCCGAGGAGGCTCACGGTTTCCGCCTCCATCCGGTTCTCCTCGACGCGGCGCTGCACGCGGTCCTCGCGCCGGTACAGGAGCAGGACCCCGCCCTGCCCTTCGCCTGGCAGGGGATCGAGACGTACGCACCGAGCGGGCGGCGCCTGCGGGTCCGCGCGACCCCGTTGCGCCAGGGCGGCAGATCCGGCGAGCTGTCGGTCTCGCTCGCCCTCGCGGACGGCACGGGCCGCCCGGTGGCCTCGGTCGAGTCCCTGCGTCTGAAGCGAACCACGCCCGAACAGCTCGGCCGGGCGATCGGGCAGCGGCAGGGGGAGCTGTACCGGCTGGAGTGGCCGCTCGTCGCGGCCCCGGCGGTCCCGGGCGGGCCGGAGGGCCGGTGGGCGTTTCTGGGCAGCGACCACCTCGGCCTGACCGGGATGTTCAAGAGCGCCGGTGTACCGGTGGACGTCTGCCCGGACCTGCTGGCTCTCGACAGTCTGGTGGGGGCCCCGGAGCCGCCGCCCGCGGCCGTCGTCGTCACGTGCGTGGGGGAGAAGGACACCGTCGACGAGTCGGTCGCCGCGGCGAGCCGGCGGGCGCTCAGACTGGTCCAGGAGTGGCTGACCGACGAACGGCTGGCGGCGACCCGGCTGGTGCTCGTCACCGCGGGCGCGGTCGCCACCCGTGCGGACGAGGAGGTGTCCGACTCGGCGGGCGCGGCCATCTGGGGCCTGATCCGAAGTGCCCAGACGGAACACCCCGGACGATTCGTCCTGGTCGACATCGAACCGGGGGAACGCGGCGTGGACGGGCTGATCGGCGCGATCACGTCCGGCGGGCCGCAGACGGCCGTCCGCTCCGGTGCCGTCCGGGAACCCCGCCTGGCGGCGGTCCGCGGCAGGCGTCACCCGGCCGCGGTGGGCAGCGGACCGTGGACGCCGGACGGCACCGTGCTCATCACCGGCGGGACCGGCATGCTCGGCAGCCTGCTCGCCCGCCACCTGGTGCGGCGGCACGGCGTACGAAAGCTGGCGCTGCTGAGTCGCCGTGGCCCGGCGGCACCCGGTGCCAAGGTCCTGGTGGCCGAACTGACCGCACTCGGCGCCGAGGTGTCCGTCCTGGCCTGCGACGCGGCCGACCGACCGGCGCTGGCCGAGGCACTGGCGCGGCTGCGGAAGGACGCTCCGCTGAGCGCCGTCGTGCATACGGCGGGGATCCTCGACGACGGCATCGTCACGGGGCTGACACCCAAGCGGCTGCAGCGTGTCCTGAGGGCCAAGAGCACGGCAGCGCTCAATCTCCATGAACTCACCACTCAGGACACGCTGTCGGCGTTCGTCCTGTTCTCCTCGGTCATCGGCATGCTCGGTGGCGCGGGACAGGCCAACTACGCCGCGGCGAACAGCGTCCTGGACGCGCTGGCACACCAGCGCAGGGCGCTCAAGCTGCCCGCCGTCTCGCTGGCCTGGGGCCTGTGGAACCCCGACGCGGGACTCGCGGCGAGCCTGTCGGACGTCGACATCGCCCGTATGGCCCGGTCCGGTCTGGCGCCGTTGTCCGTGCAGCGCGGGATCGAGCTGTTCGACGCCGCCCTCGCCTGTGACGAGCCCGTGCTCGTGCCCGTCGCGTTCAACGCCGAGGCGCTGCGCACCCGGTCCGGCGGCCTCGCAAAGGTGCTGACCGGGCTGGCACCGGCCGGGGCGGCGCGGCCCGGGACGGCGCTGCGGGTCTCGCTCCGGGACCGGATGGTGGCGCTGCCGGAGGCGGAACGGCCGTCCGCGCTCCGCACGTTCGTCCGGGAACAGATCGCCGCGGTGATGGGGTACGCCTCGGCGGACGCCGTCGAGCCCGAGCGGGAGATCTGGGACCTCGGCCTCGATTCGCTGACCGCGCTGGAACTCACCAGCCGGCTGACCGCCGCGGCCGGCCTGCGGCTGCCGGCCACCCTCACCTTCGACCACCCCTCCGCCGCCGCGCTGTCGCAGTACCTCCTCGAGGTGCTGACCAGGGAGGCCGTACCGAAGCAGCCGTGA
- a CDS encoding MFS transporter gives MNQTQDADTPPQEPGGGQILPALVLSMLAFSMVQTAVVPILPSLAMGVHVSSGTVAWLMTANLLAAAVLTPLLGRFGDLYGRKTMLLVSLGGLALGSVLAVSTESFAWLVVARVLQGAGGGVFPLAISVVRNQLPPHRIPGGIGAVSAAMGIGSALGLVVTGLLMEQWSYKSVFWAGLLIGLVAIAWSVVGIPKDVVTDHTVKVDPLGALTLTGWLCALLLAVSQGNNWGWGSGRIVGLFVAAVVIAAVWAVIELKVQHPLVSIRMLVSPVVAITNVAGAVVGFGMYGCFMVISNFAQTPEKIAHYGFSADVLHAGVMLLPSAIGSMTAAPVGAKLIAARGPRIPLSLGGLLAAVAMGFLAVVNGHPVDLYLAAAVFGFGVGLAYTAMPAAINSAVPIEQSGIANGMNAVFRTVGGAVGTAVLGSTLASDTIEGLPLPTLGAYQEAFWITSIGCFVAAVASLAIRTSVSPVNSGKSAVQQSDPTEETVA, from the coding sequence ATGAACCAGACTCAAGACGCAGACACGCCGCCCCAGGAACCCGGCGGCGGACAGATATTGCCGGCACTCGTGCTGTCCATGCTGGCCTTCAGCATGGTGCAGACCGCGGTGGTGCCGATCCTCCCCTCCCTCGCCATGGGCGTGCACGTCTCCAGCGGCACGGTCGCCTGGCTGATGACCGCCAACCTGCTCGCGGCCGCGGTGCTCACCCCGCTGCTGGGGCGCTTCGGTGACCTCTACGGCCGCAAAACGATGTTGCTGGTCTCGCTCGGCGGCCTGGCGCTGGGGTCGGTGCTCGCGGTGAGCACCGAGTCGTTCGCCTGGCTTGTGGTGGCCCGCGTCCTGCAGGGCGCGGGTGGCGGTGTCTTCCCGCTGGCCATCAGCGTGGTGCGCAACCAGCTCCCGCCGCACAGGATCCCGGGCGGCATCGGGGCTGTCAGCGCCGCGATGGGCATCGGCAGCGCCCTCGGCCTGGTGGTCACCGGTCTGCTGATGGAGCAGTGGAGCTACAAGTCCGTCTTCTGGGCCGGACTGCTCATCGGCCTCGTCGCCATCGCCTGGTCCGTGGTGGGCATCCCCAAGGACGTGGTAACCGATCACACCGTCAAGGTGGACCCGCTGGGTGCCCTCACGCTGACCGGGTGGCTCTGCGCCCTGCTGCTCGCCGTCAGCCAGGGCAACAACTGGGGTTGGGGTTCCGGCCGGATCGTCGGCCTCTTCGTCGCGGCCGTGGTGATCGCGGCCGTGTGGGCCGTCATCGAACTGAAGGTGCAGCACCCCCTGGTGAGCATCCGGATGCTCGTGAGCCCCGTCGTGGCCATCACCAACGTGGCAGGTGCGGTGGTCGGGTTCGGCATGTACGGGTGCTTCATGGTGATCAGCAACTTCGCCCAGACACCGGAGAAGATCGCGCACTACGGATTCAGCGCCGACGTCCTGCACGCCGGCGTGATGCTGCTGCCTTCCGCCATCGGCAGCATGACGGCTGCGCCGGTCGGCGCGAAGCTGATCGCCGCACGAGGCCCGCGGATCCCCCTCTCACTGGGCGGACTGCTCGCAGCGGTGGCGATGGGCTTCCTCGCCGTGGTGAACGGGCACCCGGTCGACCTCTATCTCGCCGCCGCGGTGTTCGGTTTCGGCGTCGGCCTTGCTTACACGGCCATGCCGGCCGCCATCAATTCCGCTGTCCCGATCGAGCAGAGCGGCATCGCCAATGGCATGAACGCGGTGTTCCGTACGGTAGGAGGCGCTGTAGGAACGGCTGTCCTCGGCTCCACCCTGGCCAGTGACACCATCGAGGGCTTGCCGCTGCCCACCTTGGGTGCTTATCAAGAAGCGTTCTGGATCACCTCGATCGGCTGCTTCGTCGCCGCGGTGGCCTCTCTTGCGATCCGCACCTCCGTCAGCCCGGTGAACTCAGGGAAGTCCGCTGTGCAGCAAAGCGACCCGACCGAGGAAACCGTCGCCTGA
- a CDS encoding DJ-1/PfpI family protein, translating to MHPGQIFLFEGVQSLSSTGPAEVFDTANSMMDSQPRYAVRTATIDGAPVRTSSGLTVVPDSTGKDVADIGTLVVPGGDAPPSLEPSGITEIAAMAHRSERVASICTGAFVLARAGLLDGLSGVDPALVLGGRSTLPPTRPASENG from the coding sequence ATGCACCCCGGGCAGATATTCCTCTTCGAGGGTGTTCAGAGCCTGAGTTCTACCGGCCCAGCCGAGGTTTTCGACACAGCGAATTCGATGATGGATTCTCAGCCCAGGTACGCCGTACGTACGGCCACCATCGATGGCGCACCGGTGCGAACGTCCAGCGGGCTGACCGTCGTGCCGGACAGCACCGGCAAGGACGTGGCTGATATCGGCACCTTGGTCGTCCCTGGTGGTGACGCCCCTCCGTCGCTGGAGCCAAGCGGCATCACCGAGATCGCCGCGATGGCGCATCGCTCCGAGCGGGTGGCGTCAATCTGCACCGGGGCTTTTGTCCTTGCCCGGGCCGGCCTTCTCGACGGCCTTTCCGGTGTCGATCCGGCACTCGTTCTCGGTGGCCGATCAACTCTCCCTCCCACACGGCCGGCATCCGAAAACGGCTAG
- a CDS encoding beta-ketoacyl-ACP synthase III has protein sequence MTGSRLVGLGHYQPQKVLTNDVLAEMVDTSDEWIRSRVGIRTRHVAEAEESVADMAAEAAQKALANAGLTSTEIDLVIVATCTSHDRSPNVAARVASRLGIAAPAALDVNTACSGFPHALAMADLAIKGGSAKKALVIGVEKLTDFVDWSDRSTCVLVGDGAGAVVVAEAETAEISPVVWGSVPEMGRAVLIEGKSGTFSQEGQSVYRWATTALPDIARTVCERAGVKPAELGGVILHQANLRIVEPVARKIGAVNAVIARDVVDSGNTSAASIPLAFSKLVERGELTPGSPVLLFGFGGGLSYAGQVVRCP, from the coding sequence ATGACCGGGTCTCGCCTCGTGGGCCTAGGCCACTACCAGCCACAGAAGGTGCTCACCAATGACGTCCTGGCGGAGATGGTCGACACCAGTGACGAGTGGATCCGCAGCCGCGTCGGCATCCGTACCAGGCATGTGGCGGAGGCAGAGGAATCGGTGGCGGACATGGCGGCGGAAGCCGCTCAGAAAGCCCTCGCCAATGCAGGCTTGACCAGTACGGAGATCGATCTCGTCATCGTCGCGACCTGCACGTCCCACGATCGTTCTCCCAATGTGGCAGCGCGTGTTGCGAGCCGGCTCGGCATCGCGGCGCCTGCGGCGCTGGACGTCAACACGGCCTGCTCCGGTTTCCCGCACGCCCTGGCCATGGCTGACCTGGCCATCAAGGGCGGCTCCGCGAAGAAGGCCCTGGTGATCGGGGTCGAGAAGCTCACGGACTTCGTGGACTGGTCCGACCGCAGTACCTGCGTGCTGGTCGGCGACGGAGCGGGTGCCGTCGTCGTCGCCGAGGCCGAGACCGCCGAGATCAGTCCCGTGGTCTGGGGATCCGTCCCCGAGATGGGCAGGGCTGTGCTCATCGAGGGCAAGTCGGGCACCTTCTCCCAGGAGGGCCAGTCCGTGTACCGCTGGGCGACGACCGCTCTGCCGGACATCGCCCGGACAGTGTGCGAGCGCGCCGGCGTCAAGCCGGCGGAACTCGGTGGTGTCATCCTGCACCAGGCCAATCTCCGGATCGTCGAGCCGGTCGCCAGGAAGATCGGCGCGGTGAACGCGGTCATCGCGCGGGACGTCGTGGACTCCGGCAACACCTCGGCCGCGAGCATCCCGCTGGCGTTCTCCAAGCTGGTGGAACGGGGAGAACTGACCCCGGGGTCACCCGTGCTGCTCTTCGGGTTCGGCGGCGGCCTGTCGTACGCCGGCCAGGTCGTCCGGTGCCCGTGA